TGGGTGCGGGTGCGGGTGCGGGTGCGACTGCAGGCACAGCCACCGGCGCCCCGGTATGCGGACGCTCGCATGCAGCCAAGGCCAGCGCCAGCATTGCCAGCAATGAAAATGCAGCAAGACGCAGCACCCCGAGCGGCCCCAAGCCCTGTGGGCGCTGGCGCGGCTGGTGCAGCTGCTGCAAGCTCAAATCGCGGTTTCGTCCTGCTCGCCGGTGCGGATGCGCACCACGCGCTCGACCGGGCTGACAAAGATTTTGCCATCGCCGATTTTGCCGGTGCGGGCGGCGCGGATGATGGCATCGACGCAGCGCTCCACGTCTTCGGACTTGAGCACCACGTCGATGCGCACCTTGGGCAGGAAATCGACCACGTACTCGGCGCCGCGGTAGAGCTCGGTGTGGCCCTTTTGGCGCCCAAAGCCTTTGACCTCGGTCACCGTCAAGCCGGTCACGCCCTGCTCGGCCAGGGCCTCGCGCACTTCT
This sequence is a window from Serpentinimonas maccroryi. Protein-coding genes within it:
- a CDS encoding P-II family nitrogen regulator, translating into MKQITAVIKPFKLEEVREALAEQGVTGLTVTEVKGFGRQKGHTELYRGAEYVVDFLPKVRIDVVLKSEDVERCVDAIIRAARTGKIGDGKIFVSPVERVVRIRTGEQDETAI